A stretch of Henckelia pumila isolate YLH828 chromosome 4, ASM3356847v2, whole genome shotgun sequence DNA encodes these proteins:
- the LOC140867707 gene encoding probable BOI-related E3 ubiquitin-protein ligase 3 gives MAVRADFLPLENMGYGWVMGFEDGLCFQEIQGHDVQRKGVVLPALGSCDNNQAAASCSETLSMEFLQCLSSEAERQNLEMNWFLHLENQNLRSLMQDATRKQAIVLHKHYESRIKFIMQQKDEQLSNARNKAMELQELLRRAEMEAKAWETKATEREAIVSDLDNKLKRFRLKENSLCDSSSSSSNTKEMEKTKEESRKIVCKSCEARRSCVVLFPCKHLCCCTACEPLLGHCPVCGTLKEASLEVFLGPQKPAKF, from the exons TGGGTTATGGGGTTTGAAGATGGGCTTTGTTTTCAAGAAATACAGGGCCATGATGTGCAGAGGAAAGGAGTTGTGCTTCCAGCGTTAGGTTCTTGTGATAATAATCAAGCTGCTGCTTCTTGCTCTGAGACTCTGTCTATGGAGTTCCTGCAGTGTTTGTCCTCTGAAGCTGAGAGGCAAAACCTTGAAATGAATTGGTTTCTTCACTTGGAG AATCAGAATTTAAGATCACTCATGCAAGATGCCACTCGAAAACAAGCTATAGTGCTACACAAGCACTACGAATCAAGAATCAAGTTCATAATGCAGCAAAAAGACGAACAGCTAAGCAATGCAAGAAACAAAGCGATGGAGCTTCAAGAGTTGTTGCGAAGAGCAGAAATGGAAGCCAAAGCCTGGGAGACAAAGGCCACAGAAAGAGAAGCCATTGTCTCTGACCTCGACAACAAGTTGAAACGATTCAGACTGAAAGAGAATTCGCTTTGTGATTCTTCCTCGAGCAGCAGCAATACAAAGGAGATGGAAAAGACAAAAGAAGAGAGTAGAAAGATTGTTTGCAAATCATGCGAGGCTCGAAGATCGTGTGTTGTTTTGTTCCCTTGCAAGCACCTGTGTTGCTGCACGGCGTGTGAGCCACTTCTGGGGCACTGTCCCGTGTGTGGGACGTTGAAAGAGGCGAGTTTAGAGGTGTTCTTAGGTCCACAGAAGCCTGCAAAATTCTGA